One genomic segment of Kordiimonas sp. SCSIO 12603 includes these proteins:
- the gatB gene encoding Asp-tRNA(Asn)/Glu-tRNA(Gln) amidotransferase subunit GatB, protein MTYIIQGAHDDFEVVIGLEIHAQVTSNAKLFSGASTEFGAEPNAQVSLVDAAMPGMLPTINEECIRQAVRSGIALGAQINKFSKFDRKNYFYADLPQGYQISQFSHPIVGEGVVTVDLEGGKTKEIGVERIHLEQDAGKSMHDQHPQFTYVDLNRSGVALMEIVSKPDMRSPEEAAAYVTKIRTILRYIGSCDGNMEQGSMRADVNVSVRKHGEPFGTRCELKNINSVRFVRQAIEVEARRQVDIIESGGVVDQETRLFDPNKGETRSMRSKEEAHDYRYFPCPDLLPVEFGDDFIEAARESLPELPDAKKNRFMEELGLNDYTAGVLVAEKESADFFEVLVDALAKKAGKDAGKVAVKASNWLTGDLFGALNKASKTITESPVSAAQGADLLALIEDGTISGRIAKDVFEVMFETGKDAEAIVEEKGLKQVSDTGEIEKIIDEVIAANPGQVEQYRGGKDKLIGFFVGQVMKATGGKANPGVVNKLLKPKLDG, encoded by the coding sequence TTTGGTGCTGAGCCAAACGCGCAGGTGTCTCTCGTAGATGCTGCGATGCCGGGTATGCTGCCAACAATTAACGAAGAATGTATCCGTCAGGCAGTGCGTTCCGGTATTGCTCTTGGTGCGCAGATCAACAAATTCTCCAAGTTTGATCGTAAGAACTATTTTTATGCTGACTTGCCGCAGGGCTATCAGATTTCTCAGTTCTCGCATCCAATCGTTGGTGAAGGTGTTGTAACCGTTGATCTTGAAGGTGGTAAAACCAAAGAGATCGGTGTGGAGCGTATCCACCTTGAGCAGGATGCTGGTAAATCCATGCACGATCAACATCCTCAGTTCACATATGTTGACCTGAACCGCTCTGGTGTTGCACTGATGGAAATCGTATCCAAGCCGGATATGCGCAGCCCTGAAGAAGCGGCGGCTTATGTTACTAAAATCCGCACTATCCTTCGCTACATTGGTTCTTGTGACGGTAATATGGAACAGGGCAGCATGCGTGCTGATGTGAACGTTTCTGTTCGTAAGCATGGTGAGCCTTTTGGTACACGCTGTGAATTGAAGAACATCAACTCTGTTCGTTTCGTGCGTCAGGCAATTGAGGTTGAAGCACGCCGTCAGGTAGACATTATCGAAAGCGGTGGTGTGGTTGATCAGGAAACACGTCTGTTTGATCCGAACAAAGGCGAAACACGCTCCATGCGTTCGAAGGAAGAAGCGCACGATTACCGCTACTTCCCTTGCCCAGATCTGTTACCAGTAGAATTTGGTGATGATTTCATCGAAGCAGCACGTGAGAGCTTGCCAGAGCTTCCTGACGCTAAGAAAAACCGTTTCATGGAAGAACTAGGCCTGAATGATTACACTGCTGGCGTTCTGGTTGCTGAAAAAGAATCAGCTGATTTCTTCGAGGTGCTTGTTGATGCACTAGCGAAGAAAGCTGGTAAAGATGCTGGCAAAGTAGCTGTTAAGGCCTCTAACTGGCTGACAGGTGATCTGTTCGGCGCGCTGAATAAAGCGAGCAAAACTATCACTGAAAGCCCAGTTTCAGCAGCTCAAGGCGCTGATCTTCTTGCCCTTATCGAAGATGGTACAATTTCTGGCCGTATTGCTAAGGATGTGTTCGAAGTAATGTTCGAAACAGGCAAAGATGCTGAAGCAATCGTTGAAGAAAAAGGTCTGAAACAGGTTTCTGATACTGGCGAGATCGAGAAGATCATCGACGAAGTGATTGCAGCCAACCCAGGACAGGTTGAACAATACCGCGGCGGTAAAGATAAGCTTATCGGCTTCTTTGTTGGTCAGGTAATGAAAGCAACTGGTGGTAAAGCAAACCCGGGCGTTGTGAATAAGCTTCTCAAGCCAAAGCTTGATGGCTAG
- a CDS encoding glycine zipper 2TM domain-containing protein produces MLKKTILLLSATAMIMPVSSALAEGDRGSRKEPTFKERSNKSSQRQARSSRNRSQDSRASQRRSKRSEASRQSRSRQETRSSSRSSRQESRARTRSNSREAFSAPSRVRPDRAERPRQTERQEVRRQTDNTRGSRTAERRREQEYTRSRSSSSNERRSSVTYRPYEAETRARRDENRRTQQARRDERHLERTTRNGNRHVTRSVNRHSNTVYSSHNRRSNAYNTRRTYSENNRHRNYYDNRRTHVRNKYYYNRNYYYDRRYRHRSNNYWYVNVFPYSWHFGYYASRYDRFDYGYWYGNRYYDYYGDWPYHRGFYHTHASWGWFHNHGHYHYGTYCPGYNSGYYYEPTHAHYDNDIDGDEFAGALLGGVVGGIIGAEIDGGRNKTTGAVIGAIAGAVAGAAIADDDDDYDYDGRHRYEREAYVPPSKARSCMRYEPVDGGYECVKWAKD; encoded by the coding sequence ATGTTGAAGAAAACTATACTCCTACTAAGTGCCACAGCGATGATCATGCCTGTGAGTAGCGCATTGGCTGAGGGTGATCGAGGTTCGAGAAAAGAGCCAACCTTTAAGGAAAGATCAAACAAATCATCTCAACGACAAGCGCGAAGCTCGCGTAACCGGTCACAGGATAGCCGAGCCTCTCAAAGAAGATCAAAGCGTTCCGAGGCATCGCGACAGAGTAGAAGCAGGCAAGAAACTCGCTCCAGCAGCCGCAGTAGTCGGCAGGAAAGTCGTGCTCGTACTCGTAGTAACTCCCGCGAGGCTTTTTCGGCACCATCAAGAGTAAGGCCGGACAGGGCTGAGCGTCCTCGTCAAACTGAGCGGCAAGAAGTTAGACGACAGACCGATAATACTCGTGGTTCTCGTACAGCTGAAAGAAGGCGGGAGCAGGAATACACTCGTTCCAGATCAAGTTCATCAAATGAACGTCGCTCTTCTGTAACTTATCGTCCTTATGAAGCGGAAACACGTGCCCGCCGTGATGAAAATCGCCGTACGCAACAAGCACGCAGGGATGAGCGTCATCTTGAACGTACAACACGTAATGGAAACCGTCATGTTACACGTTCGGTAAACAGGCACTCGAATACTGTGTATTCTTCACATAATCGACGTTCAAATGCCTATAATACACGCCGTACATATAGCGAAAATAACAGGCACCGGAATTATTATGATAACCGTAGAACACACGTGCGGAATAAATATTATTATAATCGGAACTATTATTATGATCGCCGCTATAGACACCGTTCCAATAACTATTGGTATGTGAATGTATTCCCATATAGCTGGCACTTTGGCTATTACGCCAGCCGTTATGATCGGTTCGATTATGGCTATTGGTATGGCAACCGTTACTATGACTATTATGGTGACTGGCCTTATCACCGTGGTTTCTATCATACCCATGCTTCTTGGGGCTGGTTCCATAATCACGGTCACTACCACTATGGGACATACTGCCCGGGCTATAATAGCGGCTATTATTATGAGCCAACACATGCTCACTATGATAACGACATAGATGGTGATGAATTTGCTGGAGCGCTGTTAGGTGGTGTTGTTGGCGGTATCATCGGTGCAGAAATTGATGGTGGTCGTAATAAAACAACAGGGGCTGTAATTGGCGCTATCGCTGGTGCAGTAGCCGGAGCCGCGATCGCTGATGATGACGACGATTATGATTATGATGGTCGTCACCGATATGAGCGTGAAGCATATGTGCCACCAAGTAAAGCTCGGTCATGTATGCGCTATGAACCCGTTGATGGTGGGTATGAGTGTGTAAAATGGGCTAAAGATTAG
- the nhaA gene encoding Na+/H+ antiporter NhaA produces the protein MHQTASNYFKQFIQQEAAGGILLIIAALLAIILANSPFASFYSLLIDIPVEVRVGALEIAKPLLLWVNDGLMAIFFLLVGLELKRELLIGELSKPGSITLPGIGAVGGMLIPATIYIWFNMDDPIALKGWAIPAATDIAFALGILSLLGNRVPVTIKIFLTSLAIFDDIGAILIIALFYTSQISMAALLIAAVCTLGLFMLNRMQVCERSVYFFLGAVMWIALLKSGVHATLAGVLLAVFIPMKHKNDDMPSPLISLEHDLHSVVAFIILPVFAFCNAGINLSGVGIADIKHAMPLGIILGLFIGKQIGIFGLCWLSIKLKLAELPKGMNWSTLWGTSILCGIGFTMSLFIGSLAFEETGVNKLFDERLGILIGSLLAGVTGYIVLHFNLPHTKEKGGS, from the coding sequence ATGCACCAGACAGCTTCTAACTATTTCAAACAATTCATTCAGCAGGAAGCCGCCGGTGGTATCTTGCTCATCATAGCAGCACTATTGGCAATTATTCTCGCCAATAGCCCTTTCGCTTCATTCTACAGCCTTCTTATTGATATACCTGTTGAAGTCCGTGTAGGTGCGCTTGAAATAGCTAAACCTCTTCTCTTGTGGGTAAATGATGGCCTGATGGCAATTTTCTTCCTGCTTGTTGGGCTGGAGCTGAAACGAGAACTCCTTATCGGAGAACTTTCCAAACCAGGTTCCATCACACTTCCTGGCATAGGTGCTGTGGGCGGCATGCTTATACCAGCTACTATCTATATCTGGTTTAATATGGATGATCCGATAGCCCTTAAAGGCTGGGCTATTCCAGCTGCAACAGATATAGCGTTCGCACTTGGAATTTTATCTCTGCTTGGCAACCGAGTACCCGTTACCATCAAAATATTCCTAACCTCACTCGCTATCTTTGATGATATTGGCGCCATTCTCATTATCGCTCTGTTTTATACCAGTCAGATATCAATGGCTGCGCTGCTGATTGCTGCTGTTTGTACGCTTGGGTTATTTATGTTGAACCGAATGCAAGTATGTGAACGCAGTGTCTATTTTTTCCTTGGCGCTGTTATGTGGATTGCTCTTTTGAAATCTGGCGTCCATGCAACGCTGGCAGGTGTGCTTCTCGCGGTGTTTATTCCGATGAAACATAAAAACGACGATATGCCCTCTCCTCTTATAAGCCTGGAGCATGATCTTCACTCTGTTGTGGCCTTTATCATCCTCCCAGTTTTTGCCTTCTGTAACGCCGGGATAAATCTTTCTGGCGTTGGTATTGCTGATATCAAACATGCCATGCCGCTGGGTATCATCCTTGGCCTGTTTATTGGAAAGCAAATCGGGATATTCGGTCTATGCTGGCTGAGTATCAAACTTAAACTTGCTGAACTACCAAAAGGCATGAACTGGAGCACACTTTGGGGGACATCAATCCTGTGCGGTATTGGTTTCACCATGAGCCTTTTTATTGGTTCACTGGCCTTTGAAGAAACAGGTGTGAACAAGTTATTTGATGAAAGGCTTGGTATTTTAATTGGGTCACTTTTGGCTGGCGTCACAGGGTATATAGTCCTGCACTTCAATCTTCCACACACCAAAGAAAAAGGCGGCTCATAA